The Salmo salar chromosome ssa02, Ssal_v3.1, whole genome shotgun sequence genome segment TACAGAGCAAATGAGGAAAATATGATATATTATGATTTATGTTAGTAACAATACAATATGGGAATTTTATCCCAAAGCTACCTACAgctaacatatatatatttaagtaTGTGAtctatgtaaataaataaatatatcacAGCTGTAAAACTGTATGGTGGAGGCCTACCCATTTCCCAGGAGCATTGTAAAAAGTGGATTTGGGTACAGTGTTTATTTCCCCCTAATATCTTTGAAGATTCTGAGACCATTAGGGTTAAACATTACAGATATAAATGCAATATATGGAGTAGAAAAGATTGCCTGCCCACCAAAGAATCAACATATGTTCTACATGGTCTATTTCTATCTGAATGTAACACCTCAATCAAGCTTGTTAATTGATCGTTAAGTCATGTTTGTCAGGTAAACGGTCATTAGTGGCCTATATAAGCCTCATACAGGCCATGGGAAGACATTACCTGTTGATAACACAGACTATTCTCATGATCATGGGAGGTGTGAGAGAATTGCTGCTCTTTGTGATGACTGTGGGGGTTGTCAAAGGTTGGTTCACTAACGTTTTATTTGGATTGAAGGGATTTGTTTGGGAAATATGCTTAACTTTATAAGTTGGAGATTCAAATTTGACTGTCTGTTTCTTCCGCATTGGTCATCtattattaatatatgtagctatTTTGTGTGAACTCAACTTCTGTCAACACTTTCTCCTCAGTTTCTTGTTACCCTGTTGGAAAGTCCCAGAAGCAAGATCAAGTCTCTCTGCAGAGGAGACTTGGAGGTAAGTGTTTCTTTCCACAACCCTTCTAGCTATGTTCTTTGTCACTGTCTATGGTGCTGCTGTGTTTGACActcattcaacaccatagagtAACTCAGTCTAAATAACGTTGTCAAAGCCTTTGATTTGGTAATTTTGCTTGTGTACCTTAACCTACGTTTTTCAGAGCTGTCATCAAATGACGTCTCCATTGAGCATGCCCTGGCCTTGCTCCGATCCATAGGGTCTGACGCTAAACAAGACAGAGAAGGTACGGCCTGAAACATATACTTTGAAAACTGTTGGGTTCAACATTCGACTGGCAATTCGGCCTAGACCGTGTGGAACAGATGTGTTGCTGTAGAATACCCAACTGTTccttttgttttttttgtcttgcTCAGAGGCCCGTAAGTTAAGGggaagcatttaaaaaaaaatatatatatatatatatatttttaaagcatTCCATGACTCACATTTGCAGACTTATGTAAGATATCTGACTATTACTAATTTGGGTAGTCATCATTTAGAGTAATATAACTCAATCACTGATCAAGGCAGTGTGTGGTGGAGTAAGGCTAGGCTATGTCAGATGTGTTTCTCTTCACCAGATTTTTTTAAGGCCTTAAAATTATTTATCATGCAATTCTAATACACTTTATATGACTACAGAGATGCACAGAATCTTGTTCAATGTGATTTTCAAGTGGCACTGACCAGGGATAAACAGTGAATATGCacaatcagttttttttttttttttgcaatgagTTAACTTTTCCACCTCACTCCTCTGACCTACTGTAACAATGAAAAAGGGCAGAGGCTAACAACCCAGCCTGTAGGCTATAGCTACCCCCAGTCCCCACATTTCACCTCACCCCCTCCCCAATGAACTGATCTTCATAGATTCTCTCCTATCAGCACATACAGttgcagtcggaagtttacatacaccttagccaaatacatttaatcctagtaaaaattccttgacgtaggtcagttaggatcaccactttatttgaagaatgtgaaatgccagaataatagtagagtgatttatttaagcttttatttctttcatcacattcccagagggtCACAAGTTTACACGCAGTCAATTagtatttcgggtagccttccacaagcttctcacaataagttgggtgaattttggcccattcctcctgacagagctggtgtaactgagtcaggtttgtagacctccttgctcgcaaatgctttttcagttctgcccacaaattttctatgggattgaggtcagggctttgtgatggccacgccaataccttgactttgttgtcctaagccattttgccacaactttggaagtatgcttggggtcattgtccatttggaagacccatttgtgaccaagctttaacttcctgacttttgatgttgcttcaatatatccacataattttccttcatgatgccatccattttgtgaattgcaccagtccctcctgcagcaaagcacccccacaacatgatgctgccacccccgtgcttcacggttgggatggtgttctttggcttgcaagcctccccctttttcctccaaacataacaatgtcattatggccaaacagttctatttttgtttcatcagaccagcggacatttccccaaaagtacgatctttgtccccatgtgcagttgcaaaccgtagtctggcttttttatggtggttttggagcagtggcttcttccttgctgagcggcctttcaggttgtctaTATAGAAATCGtctaactgtggatatagatacttttttacccgtttcctccagaatcttcacaaggtcctttgctgatgttctgggattgattagcacttttcgcaccaagtgcgttcatctctaggagaccaaACGATTCTCCTTtcagagcggtatgacggctgcgtggtcccatggtgtttatacttgcgtactattgtttgtatagatgaacgtggtaccttcaggcatttggaaattgctcccaaggatgaaccagacttgtggagggctaaaaaaaataaaaatctgagatcgtggctgatttcttttgattttcccactaagtttgaaggtaggtcttgaaatacaggtacacctccaattgactcaaattatgtcaattagcctgtcagaagcttctaaagccatgacatacattttctggaattttccaagctgttaaaggcacagttaacttggtgaacttctgacccactggaactgtgatacagtgaaataatctgtctgttaacaattgttggaaaaatttcttgtcatgcataaagtagatgtccgaaATGACTTGCCACAactatagttaacaagaaatggttgcacaacgagttttaatgactccaacctaagtgtataaacttctgacttcaactgtatagcagATCTGCTGATTGTGGCGCATCAAAAGGTAGTCCATCTATTAAACTGTATACATCTCCAAGTAAGTCAGCAAAACAATAAATAGTTACTGCTGCTATGGGTAAAGTATATCTACATCAATATAAAGTTGATTCAAAAAAAAAAGTTTgcggttattttattttcatggcgGTCTTCATCTGAAACCGTCACAGCCCTACATACAACCAATGTAAGTAATCGGATGCATCGTGAACTCAACCTGGGGATAGGACAGGTATAAAGTGTAGACTACAGTGTGTAATCATGTCAATGCTAATTGCTAACCTCCAGGTGTCCGCTGCATAGTGCAGCGCCGTGCGCCCGGTCCGACATGTTCACATTGCTG includes the following:
- the LOC123727825 gene encoding polysialoglycoprotein-like — translated: MGRHYLLITQTILMIMGGVRELLLFVMTVGVVKVSCYPVGKSQKQDQVSLQRRLGELSSNDVSIEHALALLRSIGSDAKQDREGTA